From a single Anaerobranca gottschalkii DSM 13577 genomic region:
- the acpP gene encoding acyl carrier protein produces MSVFDRVKKIIVEHTNVSEDAVTLDASFQDDLDLDSLDIMDLLMVFEEEFDVQIPDEELQKIKTVGDVVNYINE; encoded by the coding sequence ATGAGCGTATTTGACAGAGTAAAGAAAATAATAGTGGAACATACCAATGTAAGTGAAGATGCTGTAACTTTAGATGCTAGCTTCCAAGATGATTTGGATTTAGATTCCCTTGATATTATGGATTTACTTATGGTATTTGAAGAAGAGTTTGATGTGCAAATTCCAGATGAAGAACTACAGAAAATTAAAACTGTAGGTGATGTAGTAAATTATATCAATGAATAA